A stretch of the Xiphias gladius isolate SHS-SW01 ecotype Sanya breed wild chromosome 19, ASM1685928v1, whole genome shotgun sequence genome encodes the following:
- the LOC120805814 gene encoding LHFPL tetraspan subfamily member 2a protein-like → MCHVIVTCRSMLWTLLSIVVAFAELIAFMSTNWLLGVPRSDSSESGAGVDSGEYRPSLGLYNRCLRVGTRGVGVSCGPYAGTFEEVASGFWKAAMLFLAAGTLVLGCVACISIFSLCFQSILRKSIFNICGLLQAIAGLLLMVGLMLYPAGWGSEKVIGYCGLEASPFRPALCSLGWAFYAAIGGTLATFLCAVLSAQAEIATSSDKVQEEIEEGKSLICLL, encoded by the exons ATGTGTCATGTCATTGTAACATGCCGCTCCATGCTCTGGACACTGCTCAGTATTGTAGTGGCCTTTGCTGAGCTCATCGCTTTTATGAGCACTAATTGGTTGCTAGGAGTCCCTCGGTCAGACTCCAGCGAGAGCGGGGCAGGAGTAGACTCTGGGGAGTACCGGCCGTCTCTCGGTCTCTACAACCGCTGCCTTCGTGTCGGGACTCGGGGGGTAGGGGTGAGCTGCGGGCCCTACGCTGGGACATTTGAAGAAGTGGCCAGTGGCTTCTGGAAGGCTGCCATGTTGTTTCTGGCAGCAGGGACATTAGTGCTTGGGTGCGTGGCCTGTATCTCTATCTTCAGCCTGTGTTTTCAAAGCATCCTGAGGAAGAGCATATTCAACATCTGTGGACTGCTCCAGGCTATCGCAG GCCTGTTGCTGATGGTTGGCCTCATGCTGTACCCTGCTGGTTGGGGCTCAGAGAAGGTGATCGGCTACTGCGGCCTCGAGGCCTCGCCCTTTAGGCCAGCTCTGTGTTCACTCGGCTGGGCGTTCTACGCAGCGATTGGAGGAACGCTGGCAACCTTCCTGTGTGCTGTTTTGTCCGCACAGGCTGAGATTGCCACCTCCAGCGATAAGGTTCAGGAGGAGATTGAGGAGGGGAAGAGTCTGATATGCCTGCTCTGA